The following are encoded in a window of Deltaproteobacteria bacterium genomic DNA:
- a CDS encoding HAD family hydrolase produces MKKSPPTGKRKIKGVLFDFDGTLTCPGALDFPAIKRAIRCPEDKPILEFLDALPPEKRAPLEKILEERETAAARVSLPNAGAESCISALKREGFFLGILTRNSLRSVRVAFQRFHGIGPGDFDVIITRENSLPKPHPDGIYQAARKMGLSPEEILVVGDFRFDVICGHEAGASTVLLAPDNVSVMHAGDPEPDHVIRRLEELLDILGIK; encoded by the coding sequence ATGAAAAAATCTCCTCCCACAGGCAAGCGAAAAATCAAGGGAGTCCTTTTTGATTTCGACGGCACCTTGACCTGTCCGGGAGCCTTGGATTTCCCCGCCATCAAGCGGGCCATCCGGTGCCCTGAGGACAAGCCTATTCTCGAATTCCTGGACGCCCTGCCCCCCGAAAAGAGAGCTCCCCTTGAAAAAATCCTCGAGGAGCGGGAAACGGCCGCCGCCAGGGTCTCCCTTCCCAATGCAGGGGCAGAGAGCTGCATCTCGGCATTAAAGCGAGAGGGCTTTTTCCTGGGAATCCTGACCAGGAACAGCCTTCGCTCGGTTCGGGTGGCATTCCAGCGATTCCATGGGATCGGCCCCGGGGATTTCGACGTGATCATCACCCGGGAAAACTCCTTGCCGAAACCCCATCCTGACGGCATCTACCAGGCTGCCCGAAAAATGGGCCTCTCCCCTGAAGAAATACTGGTCGTGGGGGACTTTCGGTTCGATGTAATCTGCGGGCATGAGGCCGGTGCTTCCACTGTCCTTCTGGCCCCTGACAATGTATCGGTGATGCATGCCGGTGATCCCGAACCGGATCACGTGATCCGCCGTCTCGAAGAACTCCTTGACATCCTGGGCATAAAATAG